One Arcobacter sp. F155 DNA window includes the following coding sequences:
- the gltB gene encoding glutamate synthase large subunit produces the protein MGCNLDLLTSFKDNCGFGLMADLKSRPSHENLEDAITSLERMMHRGAVAADGKTGDGSGLLLSMPNKFMRKIASEKGIDLPEKYAVAMIFAKDLEDIETFKEHCEENDLKVLLTREVPVDTDALGQQALESLPHIIQVFVGPNALMTSKRFDAMLYLTRKECEHKLVDKEDFYIPTFSSKVIAYKGLVMPTHIKKFYIDLRDEDFQISFSLFHQRFSTNTLPQWRLAQPFRAIAHNGEINSVEANRVNVQIKSENLKSEVFTDEELERILPILQVSGSDSASLDNMFEFLVVNGVDFFKAARSLVPAPWQNAPHMDSDLRAFYEYTSTVMEAWDGPAAVSLTDGRHIGCLIDRNGLRPSKYVITKNHKIYITSEYGTIDIDEDNISERGRLQSGQMIGLDLKHGKVLKEEDINDYLKSSQNYVKWLNNDMEYLQEYIDESFIDTDDYEMDELEKKQKYFNITYEALDQMIDPMAKDGKEPVGSMGDDTPLACFSTVNRNFTDFFRQKFAQVTNPPIDPYREKIVMSLETGFGHIHNILDEKAEDAKRLKVASPILMKEKFDVLNSFGDSTSPRFDEYYKNQVFSTTFKSDLKASLKELANKVAKAVKEDNVSVVILSDKDINENVKLIPMAMAVGFVNESLIKEGIRHKVSIVAVSGEVYDPHMAAVMIGYGASAIYPYMMYASVVELHKTKVSSKYEMQRLLKNTQKALNAGLLKIMSKMGICTIASYRNSRLFDVIGLSDEIINDCFEGSHSDLAGLTYVDIEKRIEKLHFNAFFDDKHIFPLDLGGFYKYMNDGEYHDYGPATTRAMHNKQAKDKEDITDFKKLKELVDTRDKKFIRDFFEFNSDKEAIDVSEVESADDIFKRFATAAMSCGSISPEAHEAMAMAMNTIGGMSNSGEGGEDKGRFGTLRNSKIKQVASGRFGVTPGYLRSAEEIQIKVAQGAKPGEGGQLPGHKVTPLIASLRHTVEGVTLISPPPHHDIYSIEDLAQLIFDLKQINPEAKITVKLVSTIGVGTIAAGVAKAYADRIVISGADGGTGAAPLTSIKHTGNPWELGLAEAHNALKANHLRESVHVQTDGGLKTGLDVVKAAMLGAESYAFGTAALTLLGCKILRICHTNKCSVGVATQDEDLREHFTGTVERLISYFTFIAEDVREILASLGYKSLEDVVGRSDLLKVIDDEFAQKFDFQNVLRRVEGVDTCQKESNVPYDQNKFEKELLKKVHRTIEQPTTPIKVKETICNLNRSFGTLISGEIAKYYGDEGLPDGSINIFLKGIAGQSFGALLSKGMNLYLDGAANDYVGKGMNGGKIIVNTPHQGPEFAGAGNTCLYGATGGKLYVRAAAGERFGVRNSGCTAVVEGTGDNACEYMTGGIVVILGNTGINFGAGMTGGLSFVYDPEKLFVDKMNQELIEAVRIDTDDTERERLFLKRLLMDYLNETESERAEMILENFRAEIRNFWMVKPKNMTVLPLNPEEGD, from the coding sequence ATGGGATGTAATTTAGATTTACTTACTTCTTTTAAAGACAACTGTGGTTTCGGTTTGATGGCAGACTTAAAAAGCAGACCAAGCCACGAGAATTTAGAAGATGCTATTACTTCGCTTGAGCGAATGATGCACAGAGGTGCAGTGGCAGCTGATGGTAAAACTGGAGATGGTTCAGGTTTATTATTATCTATGCCAAATAAATTTATGAGAAAAATAGCTAGTGAAAAAGGTATTGATTTACCAGAAAAATATGCAGTAGCTATGATATTTGCAAAAGATTTAGAAGATATCGAAACTTTCAAAGAACACTGTGAAGAGAATGATTTAAAAGTTCTTTTAACAAGAGAAGTTCCAGTAGACACTGATGCATTAGGGCAGCAAGCATTAGAGAGTTTACCTCACATTATTCAAGTATTTGTTGGGCCAAATGCACTTATGACATCAAAAAGATTTGATGCGATGTTATATTTAACAAGAAAAGAATGTGAACACAAATTAGTAGATAAAGAAGATTTTTATATTCCAACATTTTCATCTAAAGTAATCGCGTACAAAGGGCTTGTAATGCCTACGCACATTAAAAAGTTTTATATTGATTTAAGGGATGAGGATTTTCAAATTTCTTTCTCATTATTTCACCAAAGATTTTCAACAAATACTTTACCTCAATGGAGATTAGCACAACCATTTAGAGCAATCGCTCACAATGGAGAGATTAATTCAGTTGAAGCAAACAGAGTAAATGTTCAAATTAAATCTGAAAACCTAAAATCTGAAGTTTTTACAGATGAAGAATTAGAAAGAATATTACCAATTTTACAAGTGTCTGGTTCAGACTCAGCGTCATTAGACAATATGTTTGAATTCTTAGTTGTAAATGGTGTTGACTTTTTCAAAGCAGCAAGAAGTTTAGTTCCTGCTCCTTGGCAAAATGCTCCACATATGGATTCTGATTTAAGAGCGTTTTATGAATATACTTCAACAGTAATGGAAGCTTGGGATGGACCAGCAGCAGTTTCATTAACTGATGGAAGACACATTGGATGTTTAATTGATAGAAATGGTTTAAGACCTTCTAAATATGTTATTACTAAAAATCATAAAATCTATATTACTTCTGAGTATGGAACAATTGATATTGATGAAGATAATATTAGTGAAAGAGGAAGATTACAATCAGGGCAGATGATTGGACTTGACCTTAAACATGGGAAAGTATTAAAAGAAGAAGATATCAATGATTATTTAAAATCATCACAAAACTATGTTAAATGGTTAAATAATGACATGGAATACTTACAAGAGTATATCGATGAGTCATTTATTGATACTGATGATTATGAAATGGATGAACTAGAGAAAAAACAAAAGTATTTTAATATTACTTATGAAGCACTAGATCAAATGATTGACCCTATGGCAAAAGATGGTAAAGAACCTGTTGGTTCTATGGGTGATGATACTCCTTTAGCATGTTTCTCTACTGTAAACAGAAACTTTACTGATTTCTTTAGACAAAAGTTTGCACAGGTAACTAACCCTCCAATTGACCCATATAGAGAAAAAATCGTAATGTCTTTAGAGACTGGTTTTGGTCATATTCATAATATTTTAGATGAAAAAGCAGAAGATGCAAAAAGATTAAAAGTAGCATCTCCTATTTTAATGAAAGAAAAATTTGATGTATTAAACTCTTTTGGTGATTCAACATCTCCAAGATTTGATGAATACTACAAAAATCAAGTTTTCTCAACAACATTTAAATCTGATTTAAAAGCTTCGTTAAAAGAACTTGCAAACAAAGTTGCAAAAGCAGTTAAAGAAGATAATGTTTCTGTTGTAATTCTTTCTGATAAAGATATCAATGAAAACGTAAAATTAATTCCTATGGCTATGGCAGTAGGTTTTGTAAATGAATCATTAATTAAAGAAGGTATTAGACACAAAGTTTCTATTGTTGCAGTATCTGGTGAAGTTTATGACCCACATATGGCAGCAGTTATGATTGGATATGGTGCAAGTGCAATTTATCCATACATGATGTATGCTTCTGTTGTTGAATTACATAAAACAAAAGTATCTTCTAAATATGAGATGCAAAGATTACTTAAAAATACTCAAAAAGCATTAAATGCTGGACTTCTTAAGATTATGTCTAAAATGGGTATTTGTACTATTGCTTCTTATAGAAACTCAAGACTATTTGATGTTATTGGTTTAAGTGATGAAATCATCAATGACTGTTTTGAAGGTTCACACTCAGATTTAGCAGGTCTTACTTATGTAGATATTGAAAAAAGAATTGAGAAGTTACACTTCAATGCATTCTTTGATGATAAGCATATCTTCCCATTAGATTTAGGTGGATTCTACAAATATATGAATGATGGTGAATACCATGATTATGGTCCAGCTACAACTAGAGCTATGCATAATAAACAAGCTAAAGATAAAGAAGATATTACTGACTTTAAAAAACTTAAAGAGCTTGTAGATACAAGAGATAAAAAGTTTATTAGAGACTTCTTTGAGTTTAACTCTGATAAAGAAGCTATTGATGTATCTGAAGTTGAATCAGCAGATGATATTTTCAAAAGATTTGCAACAGCTGCAATGTCTTGTGGTTCTATTTCTCCAGAAGCTCACGAAGCAATGGCTATGGCTATGAATACTATTGGTGGTATGTCAAACTCTGGTGAGGGTGGAGAAGACAAAGGAAGATTTGGAACACTAAGAAACTCTAAGATTAAGCAAGTTGCTTCAGGTAGATTTGGTGTTACTCCAGGATACTTAAGAAGTGCAGAAGAGATTCAAATTAAAGTTGCACAAGGTGCAAAACCAGGTGAAGGTGGTCAATTACCAGGACATAAAGTAACTCCACTTATTGCTTCACTTAGACATACTGTTGAAGGTGTTACACTTATTTCACCTCCACCACACCATGATATTTACTCTATTGAGGATTTAGCTCAGTTAATTTTTGACTTAAAACAAATTAACCCAGAAGCAAAAATCACTGTTAAGTTAGTATCAACAATTGGTGTTGGAACTATTGCAGCAGGTGTTGCAAAAGCTTATGCAGATAGAATTGTTATCTCTGGTGCTGATGGTGGTACAGGAGCTGCTCCTTTAACATCAATTAAACATACTGGTAACCCTTGGGAATTAGGACTTGCTGAAGCGCATAATGCTTTAAAAGCAAACCACTTAAGAGAATCAGTTCATGTTCAAACAGATGGTGGATTAAAAACTGGTCTTGATGTAGTTAAAGCTGCAATGCTTGGTGCTGAGTCTTATGCATTTGGTACAGCTGCACTTACACTTCTTGGATGTAAAATCTTAAGAATTTGTCATACAAATAAATGTTCTGTTGGTGTTGCAACTCAAGATGAAGATTTAAGAGAGCACTTCACTGGAACAGTAGAAAGATTAATTTCTTACTTTACATTTATTGCTGAAGATGTTAGAGAGATTCTTGCTTCTTTAGGATACAAATCATTAGAAGATGTAGTTGGAAGATCTGACTTATTAAAAGTTATTGATGATGAATTTGCACAAAAATTCGATTTCCAAAATGTTCTTAGAAGAGTAGAGGGTGTTGATACTTGTCAAAAAGAATCAAATGTTCCTTACGATCAAAATAAATTTGAGAAAGAACTACTTAAAAAAGTTCATAGAACAATTGAGCAACCAACTACTCCAATTAAAGTAAAAGAGACTATTTGTAACTTAAATAGATCATTTGGTACTTTAATCTCTGGTGAAATTGCTAAATACTATGGTGATGAAGGTTTACCTGATGGTTCAATCAATATCTTCTTAAAAGGTATTGCTGGTCAATCATTTGGTGCTTTATTATCAAAAGGTATGAACTTATACTTAGATGGTGCTGCAAATGACTATGTTGGTAAGGGAATGAATGGTGGTAAAATCATTGTAAATACTCCTCACCAAGGTCCAGAATTTGCTGGTGCAGGTAATACTTGTCTTTATGGTGCAACAGGTGGTAAACTTTATGTTAGAGCTGCAGCTGGTGAAAGATTTGGTGTTAGAAACTCAGGTTGTACAGCAGTAGTAGAAGGAACTGGAGATAATGCTTGTGAGTATATGACAGGTGGTATTGTAGTTATTCTTGGTAATACTGGTATTAACTTTGGTGCTGGTATGACTGGTGGTTTATCATTTGTTTATGACCCAGAAAAACTATTTGTAGATAAAATGAATCAAGAACTAATTGAAGCAGTTAGAATTGATACAGATGATACAGAAAGAGAAAGACTATTCTTAAAAAGATTATTAATGGATTATTTAAATGAGACTGAGTCTGAAAGAGCTGAAATGATTTTAGAGAATTTCAGAGCTGAAATTAGAAACTTCTGGATGGTTAAACCTAAAAATATGACAGTGTTACCTCTAAATCCTGAGGAGGGAGATTAA
- a CDS encoding TRAP transporter substrate-binding protein, protein MTKTMKGIVSSVAVASMLLFTGCGDNKEETKTAEAKPAAEKFVLKFSHVVSPNTPKGKAADYFEKRLEELSEGRIDVQVYPSSQLYKDNAVLKALKLDSVQMAAPSFSKFGKIVPQLALFDLPFLFKDVDHLHRVQDGEVGQKLKDMVTDKGYVALSFWDNGFKQLSSSTKPLILPEDAEGQKFRIMSSKVLEAQFHAVGANPQMMPFSEVYSGLQQGVIDGQENTNSNIFTKKFHEVQKYLTVTNHGYLGYLVVMSQKFWNSLPADLQEDVKQAMKDATDKEREFAAQLNNEQFGLIKEYAEKTGKLEIINLNDEQKDAWRNAVSKIYPEFYDANSIGEDLIKGALNTK, encoded by the coding sequence ATGACTAAGACAATGAAAGGAATAGTATCAAGTGTTGCTGTTGCATCTATGCTATTATTCACAGGTTGTGGGGACAACAAAGAGGAAACTAAAACTGCTGAGGCTAAGCCTGCTGCTGAAAAGTTCGTTCTTAAATTCTCACACGTTGTAAGTCCTAACACGCCTAAGGGAAAAGCGGCTGATTACTTCGAAAAAAGACTTGAAGAATTATCTGAAGGTAGAATTGATGTTCAAGTTTACCCATCTTCTCAGTTATATAAAGACAATGCTGTTTTAAAAGCATTAAAATTAGATTCTGTTCAAATGGCTGCACCGTCATTTTCTAAGTTTGGTAAAATTGTACCTCAATTAGCTTTATTTGATTTACCATTTTTATTCAAAGATGTTGATCACTTACACAGAGTTCAAGATGGTGAAGTTGGTCAAAAACTAAAAGATATGGTTACGGATAAAGGTTATGTTGCTTTATCTTTCTGGGATAATGGTTTCAAACAATTATCTTCTTCTACTAAGCCTCTAATTTTACCTGAAGATGCTGAAGGTCAAAAATTTAGAATTATGTCTTCTAAAGTTTTAGAAGCTCAATTCCATGCTGTTGGTGCTAACCCACAAATGATGCCTTTCTCTGAAGTTTATTCAGGGTTACAACAAGGTGTAATTGATGGTCAAGAGAACACTAACTCTAACATCTTTACTAAAAAATTCCACGAAGTTCAAAAATACTTAACAGTTACTAACCACGGTTACTTAGGTTATTTAGTTGTTATGTCTCAAAAATTCTGGAACTCTTTACCAGCTGATTTACAAGAAGATGTAAAACAAGCTATGAAAGATGCTACTGATAAAGAAAGAGAATTCGCTGCACAATTAAACAACGAGCAATTCGGTTTAATCAAAGAGTATGCTGAAAAAACTGGTAAGTTAGAAATTATTAACTTAAACGACGAGCAAAAAGATGCTTGGAGAAACGCTGTTAGTAAAATTTACCCTGAGTTCTACGATGCAAATAGTATCGGTGAAGACCTTATCAAGGGTGCTTTAAATACTAAATAA
- a CDS encoding TRAP transporter substrate-binding protein, with product MTKTMKGIVSSVAVASMLLFTGCGDNKEETKTAEAKPAAEKFVLKFSHVVSPNTPKGKAADYFEKRLEELSEGRIDVQVYPSSQLYKDNAVLKALKLDSVQMAAPSFSKFGKIVPQLALFDLPFLFKDVDHLHRVQDGEVGQKLKDMVTDKGYVALSFWDNGFKQLSSSTKPLILPEDAEGQKFRIMSSKVLEAQFHAVGANPQMMPFSEVYSGLQQGVIDGQENTNSNIFTKKFHEVQKYLTVTNHGYLGYLVVMSQKFWNSLPADLQEDVKQAMKDATDKEREFAAQLNNEQFGLIKEYAEKTGKLEIINLNDEQKDAWRNAVSKIYPEFYDANSIGEDLIKGALATE from the coding sequence ATGACTAAAACAATGAAAGGAATAGTATCAAGTGTTGCTGTTGCATCTATGCTATTATTCACAGGTTGTGGGGACAACAAAGAGGAAACTAAAACTGCTGAGGCTAAGCCTGCTGCTGAAAAGTTCGTTCTTAAATTCTCACACGTTGTAAGTCCTAACACGCCTAAGGGAAAAGCGGCTGATTACTTCGAAAAAAGACTTGAAGAATTATCTGAAGGTAGAATTGATGTTCAAGTTTACCCATCTTCTCAGTTATATAAAGACAATGCTGTTTTAAAAGCATTAAAATTAGATTCTGTTCAAATGGCTGCACCGTCATTTTCTAAGTTTGGTAAAATTGTACCTCAATTAGCTTTATTTGATTTACCATTTTTATTCAAAGATGTTGATCACTTACACAGAGTTCAAGATGGTGAAGTTGGTCAAAAACTAAAAGATATGGTTACGGATAAAGGTTATGTTGCTTTATCTTTCTGGGATAATGGTTTCAAACAATTATCTTCTTCTACTAAGCCTCTAATTTTACCTGAAGATGCTGAAGGTCAAAAATTTAGAATTATGTCTTCTAAAGTTTTAGAAGCTCAATTCCATGCTGTTGGTGCTAACCCACAAATGATGCCTTTCTCTGAAGTTTATTCAGGGTTACAACAAGGTGTAATTGATGGTCAAGAGAACACTAACTCTAACATCTTTACTAAAAAATTCCACGAAGTTCAAAAATACTTAACAGTTACTAACCACGGTTACTTAGGTTATTTAGTTGTTATGTCTCAAAAATTCTGGAACTCTTTACCAGCTGATTTACAAGAAGATGTAAAACAAGCTATGAAAGATGCTACTGATAAAGAAAGAGAATTCGCTGCACAATTAAACAACGAGCAATTCGGTTTAATCAAAGAGTATGCTGAAAAAACTGGTAAGTTAGAAATTATTAACTTAAACGACGAGCAAAAAGATGCTTGGAGAAACGCTGTTAGTAAAATTTACCCTGAGTTCTACGATGCAAATAGTATCGGTGAAGACCTTATCAAGGGTGCTTTAGCAACGGAGTAA
- a CDS encoding TRAP transporter small permease, whose amino-acid sequence MVVFNILSKFIGWINQSIAVIGITAGVAVSFVNVVARYAFDASLVWASELSIFLFLWSVFFAAAYCFKKDAHIAVTIILDIMPTKIAKIMLLISHIVTLVFLATVSYFGYEYLLLVNDLDERSIDLWGMPMWIVYLVIPVSFALASYRVAERIIIIARTSHEDILQESEAEQVLAGMGMGAKENADNENVKELNDMVKEVEKKTGGML is encoded by the coding sequence ATGGTTGTATTTAATATTTTAAGTAAATTTATTGGTTGGATAAACCAATCAATCGCAGTGATAGGTATCACTGCGGGTGTAGCTGTATCATTTGTAAATGTTGTAGCAAGATATGCTTTTGATGCTTCATTAGTTTGGGCTTCAGAATTAAGTATTTTCTTATTTCTTTGGTCTGTATTCTTTGCAGCAGCATATTGTTTCAAGAAAGATGCTCACATTGCAGTGACTATCATCCTAGATATCATGCCAACAAAAATTGCTAAAATCATGTTACTAATTTCACACATAGTAACACTTGTATTCTTAGCTACAGTTTCTTATTTTGGTTATGAGTATTTACTACTAGTAAATGATTTAGATGAAAGATCAATCGACCTTTGGGGAATGCCAATGTGGATTGTGTATTTAGTTATCCCTGTTTCTTTTGCACTTGCTTCTTATAGAGTTGCAGAAAGAATTATTATTATTGCTAGAACAAGTCATGAAGACATTTTACAAGAAAGTGAAGCAGAGCAAGTTTTAGCAGGAATGGGAATGGGTGCTAAAGAAAACGCTGATAATGAAAATGTAAAAGAGTTAAATGATATGGTTAAAGAAGTAGAAAAGAAAACAGGAGGAATGCTATAA
- a CDS encoding TRAP transporter large permease, giving the protein MSVAVLFGIFFSLVVVGAPIAICLGAATFVTLLLFTPISPIEISAMMFEKVEHYSLMAIPMFIFAGNLLSKGSAAQRIIEFAKSIVGHLPGGLPISAIFASIIFAAVSGSSPATVVAIGSIMFGAIMQAGYPKRYAVGTIATAGSLGILIPPSIVLIVYGVTAEVSIGKLFMAGVVPGIMLGVMMMAVTYIGARRLGFERTEPKPFKERLAKMKDASWGLMTIVLVIGGIYGGIFTPTEAAAVACVWAFIVSVFIYKDIKITEIWGTALESAKTTAMIMFIIANAMLFAHFLTIENIPQAITEALIEANVNKYMFLIAVNLLLILAGSFMEPSAIIMIMVPLLLPVAVALGIDPIHFGIIITVNMELGMVSPPVGLNLFVTSGLTGMSIKDVIVAAFPWTLTIFVGLILVTYIPQISLFLPNLMYGG; this is encoded by the coding sequence ATGAGTGTTGCAGTATTATTTGGTATATTTTTCTCTCTTGTTGTTGTAGGTGCACCTATTGCAATCTGTCTTGGTGCAGCAACATTTGTAACGTTACTACTGTTTACGCCTATTTCTCCTATAGAAATTTCGGCGATGATGTTTGAAAAAGTTGAGCACTACTCACTTATGGCAATTCCAATGTTTATCTTTGCTGGTAACTTATTATCAAAGGGTTCAGCAGCACAAAGAATTATTGAATTTGCTAAATCGATAGTTGGACACTTACCAGGTGGTTTACCAATCTCTGCTATTTTTGCATCTATTATTTTTGCGGCAGTTTCTGGTTCGTCTCCTGCAACAGTTGTTGCTATTGGTTCTATTATGTTCGGTGCTATTATGCAAGCTGGATACCCAAAAAGATATGCTGTTGGTACAATTGCAACTGCTGGTTCTTTAGGTATTCTTATTCCACCATCAATCGTACTTATCGTATATGGGGTAACTGCTGAAGTTTCTATTGGTAAACTATTTATGGCAGGTGTTGTTCCAGGTATTATGCTTGGTGTTATGATGATGGCTGTTACATATATTGGTGCTAGAAGATTAGGATTCGAAAGAACTGAGCCTAAACCATTTAAAGAAAGATTAGCTAAGATGAAAGATGCGTCATGGGGACTTATGACAATCGTTCTAGTAATCGGTGGTATTTATGGTGGTATCTTTACTCCAACTGAAGCTGCAGCTGTAGCTTGTGTTTGGGCATTTATTGTTTCTGTATTTATCTATAAAGATATTAAAATCACAGAAATCTGGGGAACAGCTTTAGAGTCTGCAAAAACTACTGCAATGATTATGTTTATTATTGCAAATGCTATGTTATTTGCTCACTTCTTAACAATTGAGAATATTCCTCAAGCAATTACTGAAGCTTTAATTGAAGCAAATGTAAATAAATATATGTTCTTAATCGCTGTTAACTTACTTCTAATTTTAGCTGGTTCATTCATGGAGCCATCAGCTATTATTATGATTATGGTACCTTTATTACTTCCAGTTGCTGTTGCACTTGGAATTGACCCAATTCACTTTGGTATCATTATTACAGTAAATATGGAGCTTGGAATGGTATCCCCACCTGTTGGTCTGAATCTGTTTGTAACCTCAGGTCTAACCGGTATGAGTATCAAAGATGTTATTGTCGCCGCGTTCCCGTGGACATTAACGATTTTTGTAGGATTAATACTTGTTACGTATATCCCTCAAATCTCTTTATTCTTACCAAACTTAATGTATGGTGGATGA